The Nitrospinaceae bacterium genome window below encodes:
- the spoIIAA gene encoding anti-sigma factor antagonist — protein MDIELQSSQNGNGAVTLRIQGDIDMNTSTEVRTHLTDLFKKNQKAIVVDLSEVSYIDSSGIATLVEGLQWSHNNNTKFRLTNLTPMVKDVFEIARLLTVFEVYDSKEEALKGV, from the coding sequence ATGGATATTGAACTTCAATCCAGTCAGAACGGTAACGGAGCCGTCACACTCAGGATACAGGGGGACATCGACATGAACACCTCCACCGAAGTGCGCACGCACCTGACGGATTTATTTAAAAAAAATCAAAAGGCGATTGTGGTCGATCTGTCCGAGGTGTCCTACATCGACAGCTCCGGGATCGCGACTCTGGTGGAAGGATTGCAATGGAGTCACAACAACAACACCAAATTCCGGCTGACCAACCTGACCCCTATGGTCAAGGATGTTTTTGAAATCGCCCGTTTGCTGACGGTTTTCGAAGTTTACGATTCGAAAGAAGAAGCCTTGAAGGGGGTTTAA
- the mlaF gene encoding ABC transporter ATP-binding protein — translation MIQANGLYKSFGEGDKKLVVLEDFHASFERGKITSIIGGSGSGKSTILKLLIGAYRADSGQILIDGEDITQLNNEEMNRVRKKFGIMFQSGALFNSLTVEENVALPLREHTDLNDNTIRIMVKMKLEMVGLRGAEHLKPAQLSGGMIKRIALARAIALDPKIVFYDEPSAGLDPISIGVIDKLIMDLSRKMWITSIVVTHEIPSAMRISDKIIMLFKGKIIAQGSPEELKASNDPRVVQFIKGAPDGPIPFSKSKVDYGEELKEMTF, via the coding sequence ATGATCCAGGCAAACGGTCTTTATAAATCCTTCGGAGAAGGCGATAAAAAACTGGTGGTGCTCGAAGACTTCCATGCCAGCTTTGAACGGGGGAAAATCACCTCGATCATCGGCGGCAGCGGCAGCGGCAAAAGCACCATCCTCAAACTTCTCATCGGCGCATATCGTGCCGATTCGGGCCAGATTCTGATCGACGGGGAAGACATCACCCAATTGAACAACGAAGAAATGAACCGGGTGCGCAAAAAATTCGGAATCATGTTCCAGAGCGGCGCCTTGTTCAACTCTCTCACCGTCGAGGAAAACGTCGCCCTGCCGCTTCGCGAACACACCGACTTGAACGACAACACCATCCGCATCATGGTCAAAATGAAACTGGAGATGGTCGGTTTGCGAGGCGCGGAACATTTAAAACCCGCCCAGTTGTCCGGAGGCATGATCAAGCGCATCGCGCTGGCAAGGGCCATCGCGCTGGACCCCAAAATCGTTTTTTACGATGAGCCGTCCGCCGGCCTCGACCCTATTTCCATCGGCGTGATCGACAAATTGATCATGGACCTCAGCCGGAAAATGTGGATCACGTCCATCGTGGTCACCCATGAAATTCCCAGCGCCATGCGAATCTCTGATAAAATTATTATGCTGTTCAAAGGAAAAATCATCGCTCAGGGGTCGCCCGAAGAACTTAAAGCCAGCAACGACCCCAGGGTTGTGCAATTTATCAAAGGAGCCCCGGACGGGCCCATCCCCTTCAGCAAAAGTAAGGTGGATTACGGGGAAGAACTGAAGGAAATGACCTTTTAA
- a CDS encoding sulfur carrier protein ThiS, whose amino-acid sequence MKLTINGKERDIRSSQTVTELVTELNIVVPNIAVAVNHQVVPKSQYPTTSVKEGDTIEIVHAVGGGV is encoded by the coding sequence ATGAAACTGACTATAAACGGCAAAGAACGTGACATCCGCTCCAGCCAGACCGTGACCGAACTGGTTACGGAACTGAATATTGTCGTCCCCAACATTGCCGTTGCCGTCAACCATCAGGTCGTTCCCAAATCGCAGTACCCGACCACATCCGTTAAAGAGGGAGATACCATAGAGATCGTCCACGCGGTGGGAGGCGGAGTTTAA
- the thiG gene encoding thiazole synthase, translating into MANTTATEEKTSFTIGDKTLNSRLIVGTGKYASFDETRKAIEISGAEIVTVAVRRIELDTTKESILNYLDPQKYTFLPNTAGCYNVKEAVMTCQLAREAGLGNFVKVEVIGDEKTLFPDNEATLEASKLLVEDGFQVLPYCTDDVVLCKKLEDIGCVAVMPLAAPIGSGLGIRNPYNIKLILEAVRVPVIIDAGVGTASDASRAMELGVTGLLMNTAIAGARDPLKMALAMKLAVESGRLAFEAGRIPKKLYASASSPLEGLIDI; encoded by the coding sequence ATGGCAAATACAACAGCCACAGAAGAAAAAACTAGTTTTACAATCGGCGATAAAACCCTGAATTCGCGCTTGATCGTCGGCACGGGGAAATACGCATCCTTTGACGAAACGCGGAAGGCCATTGAAATTTCCGGCGCGGAAATCGTGACGGTTGCCGTCCGCCGCATCGAGCTGGACACCACTAAAGAGTCCATTCTCAATTACCTCGATCCCCAAAAATACACCTTTTTACCGAACACCGCCGGCTGCTACAACGTGAAGGAAGCGGTCATGACCTGTCAGCTGGCCAGGGAAGCGGGTCTGGGAAATTTCGTTAAAGTGGAAGTGATCGGCGACGAAAAAACCTTATTTCCCGATAACGAAGCTACCCTTGAAGCTTCGAAGTTACTGGTCGAAGACGGCTTTCAGGTATTGCCTTATTGCACCGACGATGTCGTGCTGTGTAAAAAACTCGAAGACATAGGATGCGTGGCAGTCATGCCCTTGGCCGCTCCCATCGGATCCGGGCTTGGAATTCGAAACCCATACAATATTAAACTCATATTAGAAGCGGTCCGCGTTCCGGTGATCATCGATGCCGGCGTTGGAACCGCATCCGACGCCAGCCGGGCCATGGAACTCGGGGTGACTGGACTATTGATGAACACCGCCATCGCCGGTGCCAGGGACCCTTTAAAAATGGCTTTGGCCATGAAGCTCGCGGTTGAGAGCGGACGTCTGGCTTTTGAGGCGGGACGCATTCCCAAAAAACTGTACGCATCCGCCAGCAGTCCTCTCGAAGGATTGATCGATATTTAA
- the thiE gene encoding putative thiamine-phosphate synthase, whose translation MPSSPKELKPTDTDEGVKTRLIKGLAEVPQDGLKVYLITDRKRFPEARLLENIEAALQGGVRDLQLREKDLPLKDLHSLSVVLRQMTNRYGARLYINDRLDIALMVGADGVHLPEEGLPANEVKARYPHLLVGVSTHSLDAAKQAQNDGADFITFSPIFETLSKKEFGPPQGVGRLREVCREVDIPVLALGGISKDRVTPVLEQGAFGIALISGIWNGPDIKQESIEYMKFFGRREPT comes from the coding sequence GTGCCATCATCCCCAAAAGAACTGAAACCGACCGACACTGACGAAGGAGTGAAAACCCGCCTGATAAAAGGACTGGCAGAAGTCCCCCAGGACGGATTAAAAGTTTATCTGATCACCGACCGGAAACGGTTTCCAGAAGCCCGGCTTCTGGAAAATATAGAGGCCGCCCTTCAAGGAGGTGTGCGCGATCTGCAATTGCGGGAAAAAGATTTACCGCTTAAAGATCTGCATTCTTTATCAGTGGTGCTCAGACAAATGACGAATCGTTATGGCGCCCGGCTCTATATCAACGACCGGCTGGACATCGCCTTGATGGTAGGGGCCGATGGCGTGCATTTACCGGAAGAAGGACTGCCGGCCAATGAAGTGAAAGCCCGTTATCCGCATCTGTTGGTAGGCGTTTCGACGCATTCCCTGGATGCGGCCAAACAGGCGCAAAACGATGGCGCTGATTTTATAACCTTCAGCCCGATATTTGAAACGCTTTCCAAGAAAGAATTCGGTCCGCCACAGGGAGTTGGCCGGTTGCGGGAGGTCTGCCGGGAAGTCGATATCCCCGTTCTCGCCTTGGGAGGAATCAGTAAAGACCGTGTCACACCCGTTCTCGAGCAGGGAGCTTTCGGAATCGCTCTGATCTCCGGCATCTGGAACGGTCCCGATATAAAACAAGAATCCATTGAATATATGAAATTCTTCGGAAGGAGAGAACCGACATGA
- the thiC gene encoding phosphomethylpyrimidine synthase gives MTDQSPSNGNRLNQLTTHPVSPNSKKIYIAGSLHPEIRVPFREITLTGETPHSGNGNDQNGVKDSILVYDTSGPYTDPNVKIDPHKGLAPIREKWISDRGDVEAYEGRAVLPVDNGYKRPEQTEITQQFNREGKQILRAKPGKNVSQMHYARQGIITPEMEFIAIRENQKREELDLDPDREKRLTGNSFGASIPDEITPEFVRDEIARGRAIIPVNINHPEVEPIIIGRNFLVKINANIGNSAVTSSIEEEVEKMVWATRWGADTVMDLSTGKNIHDTREWIIRNSSVPIGTVPIYQALEKVEGKAEELTWEIYRDTLIEQAEQGVDYFTIHAGVLLPYVPMTAKRVTGIVSRGGAIMAKWCLAHHKENFLYTHFEDICEIMQAYDVSFSLGDGLRPGSSADANDEAQFSELETLGELTKVAWKYEVQTMIEGPGHVPMHLIKENMEKQLKECHEAPFYTLGPLTTDIAPGYDHFTSGIGAAMIGWYGCAMLCYVTPKEHLGLPNRDDVKEGVITYKIAAHAADVAKGHPGARVRDDALSKARFEFRWEDQFNLSLDPERARAFHDETMPSESAKVAHFCSMCGPHFCSMKITQDVRDYAEAKGLEEEKALEEGMKEMSKTFKEQGSQIYSPSAANKE, from the coding sequence ATGACCGACCAATCACCCAGCAATGGAAATAGACTCAACCAGCTGACCACGCATCCCGTATCCCCCAACTCGAAAAAGATATATATCGCGGGCTCCCTGCACCCGGAAATCCGTGTCCCTTTTAGAGAAATAACATTGACCGGAGAAACACCGCATTCCGGAAACGGAAATGACCAAAACGGGGTCAAAGATTCCATTCTCGTTTACGACACCTCCGGCCCTTACACCGACCCCAATGTAAAGATCGACCCGCACAAGGGTCTTGCACCCATAAGAGAGAAATGGATTTCAGACCGCGGGGATGTGGAAGCTTACGAAGGCCGAGCCGTCCTTCCCGTTGACAATGGCTACAAGCGGCCCGAGCAAACGGAAATCACCCAGCAGTTCAACCGCGAGGGAAAACAGATTCTGCGCGCCAAACCAGGGAAGAATGTGAGCCAGATGCATTACGCCCGGCAAGGCATCATCACCCCTGAAATGGAATTCATCGCCATCCGCGAAAACCAGAAACGTGAGGAACTCGATCTCGACCCGGACCGGGAAAAACGCTTGACCGGCAACTCCTTCGGAGCCAGCATCCCCGATGAAATCACTCCCGAGTTCGTCCGCGACGAGATTGCCAGAGGGCGGGCCATCATCCCGGTCAACATCAATCATCCCGAAGTCGAGCCGATCATCATCGGCAGAAATTTTCTGGTGAAAATCAACGCCAATATCGGCAACTCCGCCGTCACCTCGTCCATTGAGGAAGAAGTGGAAAAAATGGTCTGGGCCACCCGCTGGGGTGCAGACACGGTAATGGACCTCTCCACCGGAAAAAATATTCACGACACCCGGGAATGGATCATCCGCAATTCGTCCGTTCCCATCGGCACCGTGCCCATTTATCAGGCTTTGGAAAAAGTAGAGGGGAAAGCCGAAGAGCTGACCTGGGAAATCTACCGCGACACCCTCATCGAACAGGCAGAGCAGGGGGTGGACTATTTCACCATTCACGCCGGCGTTCTGCTTCCCTATGTCCCGATGACCGCAAAACGGGTGACGGGAATCGTATCCAGAGGCGGCGCGATCATGGCCAAATGGTGTCTGGCGCACCACAAGGAAAATTTCCTCTACACGCACTTTGAAGATATCTGCGAAATCATGCAGGCTTATGACGTCAGTTTCTCTTTAGGAGACGGTCTCAGACCCGGCTCCAGTGCCGATGCAAACGACGAAGCCCAATTTTCCGAATTGGAAACCCTGGGAGAACTCACTAAAGTCGCCTGGAAATACGAAGTACAGACCATGATCGAAGGCCCCGGCCACGTTCCCATGCACCTCATCAAAGAGAACATGGAAAAACAACTCAAAGAATGTCACGAAGCGCCCTTTTACACCTTGGGCCCCCTGACCACCGACATCGCCCCCGGTTACGACCACTTCACCAGCGGCATCGGCGCCGCCATGATCGGCTGGTACGGATGCGCCATGCTCTGCTACGTCACCCCCAAGGAACACCTGGGGCTTCCCAATCGCGACGACGTGAAAGAAGGCGTCATCACCTATAAAATAGCCGCCCACGCGGCGGACGTAGCCAAAGGCCATCCGGGAGCCAGGGTCAGGGACGATGCGCTGAGTAAGGCCCGGTTCGAGTTCCGTTGGGAGGATCAATTCAACCTGTCCCTCGATCCGGAACGGGCCAGAGCGTTTCACGACGAGACCATGCCGTCGGAATCCGCCAAAGTCGCGCATTTTTGTTCCATGTGCGGTCCCCACTTCTGTTCCATGAAAATCACTCAGGATGTCAGGGATTATGCCGAAGCAAAAGGGCTTGAAGAGGAAAAAGCCCTGGAAGAAGGCATGAAGGAAATGTCTAAAACCTTTAAAGAGCAGGGAAGCCAGATTTACAGCCCGTCCGCCGCAAATAAGGAATAG